Proteins from one Erpetoichthys calabaricus chromosome 11, fErpCal1.3, whole genome shotgun sequence genomic window:
- the LOC114660042 gene encoding kinesin-associated protein 3-like, producing the protein MDGMLERVPPTYLVIIQADFNAHVGNDRDTWRGVIGRNGLADLNQNGEMLLDFSTCPSQNEKLQVEDAHYLRRKVKGRTIDVHPTEKALVVNYEVEATILWETGDPMLEERKESQKIIRLKSLNANTDIASLAKKVVEECKLIHPSKVAEVEHLLYYLQKRPDTISKKVKKEEKLSHPNGPPPFEGMETDEVASINDMDDYIDLLYEDKAEKVRGSALILQLARNPDNLEELLQNKTALGALARVLREDWQKSVELSTNIIFIFFCFSSFSQFHDLLTHYKIGALCTIIIDHELKRYDLWQEELLKKKKAIEDELSNQSLKKEYKKTYKKYQGLVARQEQLLRVAFYLLLNLAEVPRTELKMRNKKIVPMLVKTLERNNVELLILVVAFLKKLSIFMENKNDMSEMDIIKKLEKLIPYDNEDLLNISLRLLLNLSFDTGLRSRMVQVGLLPKLTALVTNENHKQVTLCILYHISMDDQFKLMFAYANCIPQFMNMLSECVEEQIDLELISLFINLAANKRNAQLICEGSGLETLLKRALKCKDPLLMKMIRNISQHDNATKYLFTEYIGDLAAQIRYGEEEEFLIECLGTLANLTISEMNWELVLTKYNLVPFFKDHLKPGLAEDDLILEVVIMIGTVSLDPCCASMLAKSGIIPALIELLNAQQEDDEFVCQIVYVFYQMVFHQETRDVIIQETQVPAYLIDLMHDKNSEVRKVCDNTLEIIAEHDEEWGKKIQSEKFRWHNSQWLMMVENQQMDEMEPYLYGEDDDDIEPFIHGEDILERPDIFYTADEMIPSEGTKSPNSFNNYCAEWKYGGSNIPLLEALEWIELVGQQQFLNAEPQQMSTDPISLYTLEMVAEKLMNQEAYRPFTPH; encoded by the coding sequence GTTGAAGATGCTCATTATTTAAGGAGAAAAGTAAAAGGAAGAACTATAGATGTCCATCCAACTGAGAAGGCTCTTGTTGTTAACTATGAAGTGGAAGCCACCATACTTTGGGAGACAGGAGATCCAATGCTTGAGGAACGTAAAGAGAGTCAAAAGATAATCCGTCTCAAAAGCTTGAATGCTAACACAGACATTGCCTCTCTAGCAAAGAAGGTGGTGGAAGAGTGCAAACTAATCCACCCCTCTAAAGTAGCTGAAGTTGAACACCTGTTATATTACCTACAAAAAAGACCAGATACAATTAGTAAGAAAGTGAAGAAAGAGGAGAAGCTTAGTCACCCCAATGGACCACCTCCATTTGAGGGTATGGAGACTGATGAGGTCGCCAGCATCAATGACATGGATGACTATATTGATTTGCTGTATGAGGACAAAGCAGAAAAAGTAAGAGGGTCTGCTCTAATCCTGCAACTTGCACGAAACCCAGACAACCTTGAGGAACTGCTGCAGAACAAAACTGCACTAGGTGCCCTCGCCCGAGTTCTACGAGAAGACTGGCAGAAAAGTGTTGAGCTTTCCACAAATATCATCTTTatctttttctgcttttcaaGCTTTTCGCAGTTTCATGATTTGCTCACACACTACAAAATAGGCGCATTGTGCACAATCATCATTGATCATGAACTCAAAAGGTATGACTTGTGGCAGGAAGAgttactgaaaaagaaaaaagccattgAAGATGAACTGTCcaatcaaagtttaaaaaaagagtaTAAGAAGACATATAAGAAGTATCAAGGGCTtgtagcaaggcaggaacagttgtTACGAGTTGCTTTTTATCTGCTTTTGAACTTGGCTGAAGTTCCTCGCACTGAGCTAAAGATGAGGAACAAAAAAATTGTACCCATGTTGGTCAAAACTCTAGAGAGGAATAATGTAGAACTTCTCATCCTTGTGGTTGCCTTCCTAAAGAAGCTCAGTATTTTTATGGAGAACAAAAATGATATGTCAGAAATGGACATCATTAAGAAATTGGAAAAACTGATTCCATATGACAATGAGGACTTGCTGAATATTAGCCTTCGTCTCCTCCTCAATCTATCATTTGACACCGGTCTACGAAGCAGGATGGTACAAGTTGGCTTACTTCCAAAACTGACTGCACTTGTAAccaatgaaaaccacaaacaggtaACATTGTGTATACTTTATCACATCAGCATGGATGatcaatttaaacttatgtttgcCTATGCCAATTGCATTCCACAGTTTATGAATATGTTATCTGAGTGTGTTGAAGAACAGATTGACTTAGAACTAATTTCACTTTTTATCAACCTAGCAGCCAACAAAAGAAATGCTCAATTAATTTGTGAAGGCAGTGGCCTTGAGACACTTCTGAAAAGAGCTTTGAAGTGTAAAGATCcacttttaatgaaaatgataCGAAATATTTCTCAGCACGACAATGCAACTAAATATTTGTTCACAGAGTACATTGGAGATCTGGCAGCTCAAATTAGATATGGGGAGGAAGAGGAGTTTCTGATTGAATGCTTGGGGACTTTGGCTAATctcacaatttcagaaatgaattGGGAACTTGTCTTGACAAAGTACAACTTGGTTCCATTCTTCAAAGATCATCTCAAACCAGGCCTTGCTGAGGATGACCTGATTCTAGAAGTGGTGATAATGATTGGAACTGTGTCACTGGATCCATGCTGTGCTTCAATGCTTGCCAAATCGGGTATCATTCCAGCTCTCATTGAATTACTGAATGCTCAGCAAGAGGATGATGAGTTTGTCTGTCAGATTGTCTATGTTTTCTACCAGATGGTCTTTCATCAAGAAACAAGAGATGTGATCATTCAGGAGACCCAAGTTCCAGCCTACCTCATTGATCTGATGCATGACAAGAATTCTGAAGTGAGAAAAGTTTGTGACAATACCTTGGAGATAATAGCAGAGCATGatgaagaatggggaaaaaagatCCAGAGTGAAAAGTTCCGCTGGCACAACTCTCAATGGTTGATGATGGTGGAAAACCAACAAATGGATGAGATGGAGCCTTATTTGTATGGAGAGGATGATGATGACATTGAGCCCTTCATTCATGGAGAAGACATACTGGAAAGGCCAGATATATTTTATACTGCTGATGAAATGATTCCATCTGAAGGAACCAAAAGTCCAAATTCCTTTAACAATTATTGTGCAGAATGGAAATATGGTGGGAGCAACATTCCCTTACTGGAAGCCTTGGAATGGATAGAGTTGGTCGGCCAACAGCAGTTCCTTAATGCTGAGCCACAGCAAATGTCCACAGACCCAATAAGCCTTTATACGTTAGAAATGGTGGCAGAGAAGTTGATGAACCAGGAAGCCTACAGACCATTTACGCCCCACTGA